The Lacerta agilis isolate rLacAgi1 chromosome 5, rLacAgi1.pri, whole genome shotgun sequence genome has a segment encoding these proteins:
- the IKZF5 gene encoding zinc finger protein Pegasus gives MGEKKPEPLDFVKDFQEYLTQQTHHVNMISGSVSGDKEAETLQGAGTEGDQNGLDHPSVEVSLDENSGVLVDGFERTFDGKLKCRYCNYASKGTARLIEHIRIHTGEKPHRCHLCPFASAYERHLEAHMRSHTGEKPYKCELCSFRCSDRSNLSHHRRRKHKMVPIKGTRPSLSSKKMWGVLQKKTSNLGYSRRALINLSPPSMVVQKPDYLNDFSHEIPNIQTEAYESMTKPTETGGLPRDPQDLMVDNPLNQLSTLAGQLSSLPPENQNPPSPDVVPCQDEKPFMMQQPAAPAAVPAVSTSIPQSSSPTSPDPRPAHSQRNYSPVAGPSSDHSAHASTPSISNSQPSTPAPTLPVQDPQLLHHCQHCDMYFADNILYTIHMGCHGFENPFQCNICGCKCKNKYDFACHFARGQHNQH, from the exons ATGGGTGAAAAGAAACCAGAACCTTTGGATTTTGTAAAAGATTTTCAGGAATATCTGACTCAGCAGACTCACCATGTGAACATGATTTCAGGCTCTGTTAGTGGGGACAAAGAAGCAGAGACTCTTCAGGGAG CAGGGACAGAAGGTGATCAAAATGGACTAGATCATCCTTCGGTCGAAGTCTCACTGGATGAAAACTCTGGAGTGTTAGTCGATGGGTTTGAAAGAACTTTTGATGGAAAATTGAAATGTCGGTATTGTAACTATGCCAGCAAAGGAACAGCACGTCTCATAGAACATATCAGAATTCACACAG GTGAGAAACCACACAGATGCCACTTATGCCCCTTTGCATCAGCATACGAACGTCACTTGGAAGCTCATATGCGATCGCATACAGGTGAAAAACCTTACAAATGTGAATTGTGTTCATTCCGCTGTAGTGACAGAAGCAACCTGTCTCACCACCGCAGGCGCAAACATAAAATGGTGCCTATAAAAGGTACAAGGCCTTCCCTTAGTAGCAAGAAGATGTGGGGTGTCTTGCAGAAGAAGACCAGTAACTTGGGGTATAGTCGAAGGGCGCTAATAAACTTGAGTCCACCTTCCATGGTGGTTCAGAAGCCGGACTACCTTAACGACTTCTCTCATGAAATCCCAAACATTCAGACTGAAGCATATGAAAGTATGACAAAGCCAACAGAGACCGGTGGGTTACCAAGAGATCCACAAGACCTTATGGTAGATAACCCTTTAAACCAGCTATCTACTTTAGCAGGACAGTTGTCTAGCCTGCCCCCTGAAAACCAAAACCCGCCCTCTCCTGATGTTGTACCATGTCAAGATGAAAAGCCTTTTATGATGCAGCAGCCTGCTGCGCCAGCAGCCGTTCCAGCGGTGTCGACCAGTATTCCTCAGAGTTCATCCCCTACAAGTCCTGATCCTCGCCCTGCACATTCTCAAAGAAACTACAGTCCAGTCGCAGGTCCCAGCAGCGACCACAGTGCTCATGCCAGCACCCCAAGCATAAGTAATAGTCAGCCAAGTACTCCAGCACCAACTCTTCCAGTTCAAGATCCTCAGCTTCTGCATCACTGCCAGCACTGTGATATGTATTTTGCTGACAATATTCTTTATACGATCCACATGGGATGTCATGGCTTTGAGAACCCTTTCCAGTGCAACATATGTGGTTGCAAATGTAAAAACAAGTATGACTTTGCTTGCCATTTTGCCAGAGGCCAACATAACCAGCATTGA
- the PSTK gene encoding L-seryl-tRNA(Sec) kinase, with the protein MAKEVRRAGGHQLGLCLLCGLPAAGKTTAAQALSRVLRERKGWRCVPLAYDDLIPPEAFDQSKESSGQRGQQALMSHWRLYRHELLLYLEHFLQNFIKGCHYSPPPNRTETTWKRFACYLKEQELIYPRTGTEDSASCQYLIDFTPLRPTYFILDDNFYYRSMRYEVYQLARQYTLGFCQLFLDCQADVCLERNSRRKQPLPEETIHAMVQKMEVPNPEKYAWEQNSLVLKTTECSVEDNLQVLDLLSTALENPVKPLEENTEVKEMDRAICAASVLHQADQAVRRAVSQTMKTAKDNNLTPKEMKSLADELNMLKMEFLEDLRHRENEKNYQLDINVTSLFSQQADGIVKKYLSEKY; encoded by the exons ATGGCGAAAGAGGTACGGCGCGCCGGAGGCCACCAGCTGGGGCTGTGCTTGCTTTGCGGTTTACCTGCCGCGGGTAAAACGACGGCGGCGCAGGCTCTGAGCCGGGTCCTGAGGGAGCGCAAAGGGTGGCGCTGCGTTCCCCTCGCTTACGACGACCTCATACCTCCGGAAGCGTTCGACCAATCAAAGGAGAGCTCGGGACAGCGCGGGCAGCAGGCGTTG ATGTCACATTGGAGATTGTACCGTCATGAGTTATTGCTGTATCTTGAACATTTCCTTCAGAATTTTATTAAAGGATGCCATTATTCTCCTCCTCCAAACAGAACTGAAACAACATGGAAAAGGTTTGCCTGCTATCTGAAAGAACAAGAATTAATATATCCAAGAACAGGAACTGAAGACTCTGCATCTTGTCAATATTTAATAGATTTTACCCCTCTCAGAccaacatattttattttagatgACAACTTTTATTATCGGAGTATGAGATATGAAGTGTACCAGTTAGCTCGCCAGT ATACACTGGGCTTCTGTCAGTTGTTCCTAGATTGTCAGGCTGATGTTTGTTTAGAGAGAAACAGTCGGAGAAAACAACCATTACCTGAAGAAACCATCCATGCAATGGTGCAGAAAATGGAAGTTCCAAATCCAGAGAAATACGCCTGGGAGCAGAACAGCCTCGTTCTGAAGACTACAGAATGTTCAGTAGAAGATAA TCTTCAAGTGCTTGATTTGCTATCTACTGCTTTGGAAAATCCAGTGAAACCCCTGGAAGAGAATACAGAAGTAAAG GAAATGGATCGAGCTATTTGTGCAGCCAGTGTTCTTCATCAAGCAGACCAGGCTGTCAGGCGAGCTGTCTCCCAGACCATGAAGACAGCTAAAG ATAATAACCTTACCCCAAAGGAGATGAAGAGCTTGGCAGATGAACTAAATATGCTGAAAATGGAATTTTTGGAAGATTTGAGGCacagagaaaatgagaaaaattACCAATTGGATATAAATGTAACCTCTTTATTCAGCCAACAGGCAGATGGCATTGTTAAGAAATATTTAAGTGAGAAGTATTAG